The genome window AGAAAGGAAGGTAATACACCGGAGAAAACTATTTATTCGATTTCTGAGGAAGGGAGGAGGGTTTTAAAAGATTCTATCAGGGAATATCTTGCTAGTACCGAATTGGATCATATAAAGGATAATATTGCCTGTATGATGATATGCCACTTACCGAAGGATGAAGCCTATGCCATACTTAAGCAAAAACATGAAAAATTGAAATATGGCTTATTGGGTTTGAAAAAACAGATTGATGGTTTTTCTCAAAGTTTGGAGCTTCCTCCTGTAGCGATTTTAGTTCAAAAATACAATATAGGACTTATTGATAATGAACTCAAATTGGTTGGGGAACTTTTATCATATATTGAACATAGCCAAAACTGGAACCACTACCTGGCCTTGGATTTGAAGAATAATTTGGAATGAAAGGGGTTATACATTATGTTAAAAACTAAACATAACAGGTTGTTTGCTTTAGATATTCATAAAGAAACAGTATTTGCTTTTATTCTGGGACTAGCGGCAATTGTTGCCGGAATACTTGTGAGATTTTCGGACTCAATATTGATGTGGTCAATCATTAGGGATGTCTTGCAGATTTCCATCATTGGTATAGTCCTTCCGTTTACGATAATGGCTAAGAATAAATCGAATTTTTTTAGTTCAGGAATACGTTTTGACAGGCCACTTAAATACCTTCTAATCAGTCTTATCCTTGGAGGACTTTTAGCAATTAATTTTATCACAAAAGCATCGGGAGAAATGAGTACGTTGTTTAGTAATGAGAAACTGATACTAATGTTATACATAATGATTGTTAACATTTTTGAGGTGTTATTTTTTGCAGCATTTCTAAGGTATTATTTTGAAAAAGCATTAGGAATAATACCGTCAGTTATTTTGTCAGCAGCCTTCTACAGCTTGCATCATGCGGGTTTTCAACCTGAG of Clostridia bacterium contains these proteins:
- a CDS encoding PadR family transcriptional regulator; the encoded protein is MLPKVSVLILGIIDEKPINPYEINKLLNAINIKKWFPVAPSSVYATIRNLQKSGLIAGEARKEGNTPEKTIYSISEEGRRVLKDSIREYLASTELDHIKDNIACMMICHLPKDEAYAILKQKHEKLKYGLLGLKKQIDGFSQSLELPPVAILVQKYNIGLIDNELKLVGELLSYIEHSQNWNHYLALDLKNNLE